From Anopheles funestus chromosome 3RL, idAnoFuneDA-416_04, whole genome shotgun sequence, a single genomic window includes:
- the LOC125771400 gene encoding nose resistant to fluoxetine protein 6-like, with amino-acid sequence MRAGQCVAKKIKMFSYLKPFYVLAVIIVLVMIGSIQQSDAAFVELDEYYRMPKIYDYDDYDRCVAQAPQVPAEDAVYCVARTIIKPDQESSLWRLIENFTNDTKRHFRHDHLDRGFCIERCRQLVQSLDPRTADELYVDKFAISFPYIIHADAFNNVSDDRARYGRLINICQNHALRQQYNLSAYTEIEYCTGPKRSTPIDGLDISFLVITALIMLLVIGSTWYDHYTRKQLDNEHYKKDLPCRKTMVLTSFSLVRNWYRLVSRSKDQLNEDLKFFQAIRFFTFCLVVVGHCGDLFTATSFANTQDREADYYNPLGHILINGSLIVQSFFEMSGFLLSIHFCTTQAKMKRISWAAILVTVGYRYIRLTPAYAFILLLHATWLPKLQDGPLWPRGAEVERNLCRRNWWTNLLYVNNYVNADEPCLQQAWYLACDYQLFTVGLIILVAVTKYKKYVVHIFSVSGALAILIPALVVYFNHFDGVFLVTLQAERFIYWFDEMYHKIYIPFHTNIGCYIGGVVYGYLYYRVRTSDNKGNRSGFLKFLWYMTVPCGVLTLMMSMIFYSNNFEKPSLWISLFFPLHKNAWALFGAIVLYGIIYNYNRFIKSVVNFPVFVPLGRLTYCAYISHVFFLKNFFYGTRDIPHFSNVSMYTKVISVIVASYILGAIVALTLEFPISALQKHLLSKQLEKVSKPEPPKENNNELSPPSA; translated from the exons TGGATGAATATTATCGTATGCCAAAGATTTACGACTACGATGACTACGATCGGTGCGTGGCCCAAGCGCCCCAAGTTCCAGCGGAGGATGCCGTTTACTGTGTCGCGCGCACGATCATCAAACCGGATCAAGAGTCGAGCCTGTGGCGACTCATCGAG AATTTCACGAACGACACTAAGCGCCACTTTCGTCACGATCATCTCGATCGTGGCTTTTGCATCGAGCGTTGCCGTCAGCTCGTACAGTCGCTCGATCCACGCACGGCGGATGAACTGTATGTGGACAAATTTGCCATTTCCTTTCCG TACATCATACATGCGGATGCTTTCAACAACGTAAGCGATGATCGTGCACGGTACGGACGATTGATTAATATCTGTCAGAATCACGCCCTTCGTCAGCAGTACAATCTGTCTGCTTACACCGAAATTGAGTACTGTACTGGACCCAAACGAAGCACACCGATTGATGGGCTAGATATCAGCTTTCTCGTCATCACGGCCTTGATCATGCTACTGGTAATCGGTTCCACCTGGTACGATCACTACACCAGGAAGCAGCTAGACAATGAACATTACAAAAAGGATCTACCATGTCGAA AAACGATGGTACTGACTTCGTTCTCGCTCGTACGCAACTGGTACCGATTGGTGTCCCGGTCGAAGGATCAGCTGAATGAAGATCTAAAGTTTTTTCAAGCGATACGTTTCTTCACCTTCTGTCTGGTAGTTGTCGGTCACTGTGGTGATCTGTTTACGGCGACATCGTTTGCTAATACGCAGGACCGGGAAGCTGATTACTACAACCCGCTCGGCCACATACTGATCAATGGGTCCCTAATCGTGCAATCATTTTTCGAGATGAGTGGATTCCTGCTCAGTATACACTTCTGCACCACTCAGGCCAAGATGAAGCGTATTAGCTGGGCTGCTATACTTGTAACGGTTGGCTACAGATACATCCG ACTTACACCGGCATACGCGTTCATTCTACTGCTACATGCAACCTGGTTGCCCAAGCTACAGGACGGTCCGCTGTGGCCTCGTGGTGCCGAAGTCGAGCGTAACCTGTGCCGACGGAACTGGTGGACGAATCTGCTGTACGTGAATAACTACGTTAATGCGGACGAACCG TGTCTTCAACAAGCTTGGTATCTGGCCTGCGACTATCAACTGTTCACGGTGGGACTTATTATTCTCGTGGCGGTAACAAA ATATAAAAAGTACGTTGTGCACATCTTTAGTGTTTCCGGTGCACTGGCCATCCTGATACCGGCACTGGTCGTTTACTTTAATCACTTTGATGGTGTGTTTCTTGTTACGTTGCA GGCAGAGCGATTCATTTACTGGTTCGACGAGATGTACCACAAGATTTACATACCGTTCCATACGAACATTGGCTGCTATATTGGTGGAGTAGTTTACGGTTATTTGTACTACCGTGTGCGTACATCCGACAACAAGGGCAACAGATCGGGA TTCCTCAAATTCCTTTGGTACATGACAGTGCCGTGTGGAGTGTTGACGCTTATGATGAGCATGATCTTCTACTCGAACAATTTCGAAAAACCTTCGCTATGGATATCTTTGTTCTTCCCGCTGCACAAAAATGCCTGGGCGCTATTCGGAGCTATAGTCCTGTATGGCATCATTTACAACTACAATCGGTTCATAAAGAGTGTCGTTAACTTTCCAGTGTTTGTACCTTTGGGACGACTTACTTACTGTGCGTACATCAGTCACGTATTTTTCCTGAAGAACTTTTTCTACGGAACTCGTGACATTCCGCACTTTAGCAACGTATCGATG TACACAAAAGTGATTTCGGTGATAGTGGCATCGTACATCTTGGGTGCAATCGTTGCTCTCACGCTGGAGTTTCCTATTTCCGCACTTCAGAAGCATTTGCTTTCTAAGCAGCTAG AGAAAGTATCGAAACCAGAACCaccgaaagaaaacaataatgaGCTTAGTCCACCGTCTGCTTAA